DNA from Bradyrhizobium japonicum USDA 6:
GTAGCGAGCGCGAGTGCCGCGCCGGTGGCAAGCGAGAATGCAACGCGTCGAAGGAAGGGATAGGTCACGAACGCTTCTCCTCGCGCTTGGCGGCACCGGTGTCCTTGATCAGATAGCCCGTCACCGAGCGCTTCTTCTCGAGCCATTTCTGCGCGACAGTGCGAACCTGCTCAGCGGTGACCGCGCGAATGCGGTCGGGCCAGCTCCTGATGTCCTCGATCGAGAGGCCCGTGGTCAGCGCGCCGCCATACCACCGCGCCAGCACCGCCTGGTTGTCCTGGGCGTAGATCGCTTCCGCAATGAGCTGGGTCTTGACCCGCTCGAGGTCCTCGGCGCGGATCGGGTTCTGGGCGATGTCGGCGATGACGCCGTCGACCACCTGCTCGACATCGGCAAAGCTGACGCCCGGTTTCGGCGAGGCCGAGATCGAGAACTGGGTCGGGTCGAGCGAGATGCTCGAATAGCTGGCGCTGGCGGAGACCGCGAGCGGCTTGTCGACCACGAGGGCGCGGTAGAGATAGGAATTGCTGCCGCTGCCCATCAGCTGCGCCAGCACGTCGAGGGCTGCGCTCTCGCCGGCTGCGGCCGTCGTTGCGGAAGGTGCCAGATAGTAGCGGCGCAGGCTCGGCTGCTCCACGAGCGGGTCGGCCAGCGTGACGGTGCGCGGGGCGGCGGGCTCGGGCTCCTGCGGGCGCACGCGGCGCGCCGGTATCGCGGGCTGGGCCGGAATGGCGCCGAAATTGCGCTCGACCAGCGGACGGATGTCGGCCGCTTCGACGTCGCCGGCGATCACCAGGATCGCGTTGTTCGGCGCGTAGAAGCGGCGGTAGAAGGCGAGCGCATCCTCGCGATCGAGCTTCTCGATCTCCTGGTGCCAGCCGATCACCGGCCGGCCGTAGGGATGATTGAGATAGAGCGCGGCCATGATCTGCTCGTTGAGCCGCGCATCCGGATTGTTGGCGACGCGCATGTTGTACTCTTCGAGCACGACGTCGCGCTCGGGCAGCACGTTCTCGTCCTTGAGGATCAGGCCGGTCATGCGGTCGGCCTCGAACTCCATCATGGTCGGCAGCTGCTCTTTCGGCACGCGCTGGTAGTAGTTGGTGTAGTCGACCGAGGTCGAGGCGTTCTCGTTGCCGCCGACGCGGAGCACGGTCTGGGAGAATTCGCCGACCGGATGCTTCGACGTGCCCTTGAACATCAGATGTTCGAGGAAGTGCGCGAGTCCGGATTTGCCCGGCGTCTCGTCGGCCGAGCCGACCTTGTACCAGATCATCTCCGTGACCACGGGCGTGCGGTGGTCCGGGATCACCACGACCTGCATGCCGTTGGCGAGCGTGAAGCTGGCGGGCGGGGCCGATGTCACCGTGGTCTGGGCAAGGGCGGCGCCGGTTGAGAGGACACTCGTCGAAAGCAGCGCGGCGAGGAGGCAGGCGGCCGATCGGTAAGAGGACATCATAATCCTTATGAAAAGGCCGAGCCCGGATGTCCGGCTCGGAGGCACGGCATGCTACACCGTGCGGCTGAGGCTTCGCGTCACGAAGCAGAGAACTCAACACGTAGGCAAGTTACTGATTGGCAATTTGCAGACCGCGTCCGGCGTGCATAAGCCGCCGGTGCCAGGTTGGCGCCTGTCAGGATGTCGCGGTGGGGCAGGAAGGCTATTATTCCTTGTCCTTGCCCGACATGATGTCGAAATAGGTCCGGCGCGACTTGTCCTCTCCGGCGCCATAGGCATAGCTCGGGGAAGGCGTCTGATAGCCCGGCGGCGGCTCGACCAGCGACTGGCGCGGCGGCTCGCTGGTGAATTGCTTGGTCTCGCCTTTGCCGCCCTTCATCATGTTCCACAGGCTGCCGGTGAAACCGAGTTCGGAGGGACTGAGCGACGGGTTACCATTGGTGCCCGGCTGGATCGGATCATTGCTTGTACGGGGGGCTGCGGCGACCTCGCCGGCCTTCATCTCGGCGGGCGTCAGAGGCCGGGCGGCCTGCCAGTTTTCGGTTGCCTTGGTAGCCTTCTTGCGCGCGGCAATCGCCTCCTTGCGGCGCTTCTCCTCGGGGTCCTTGGGCCAGTTCGGCGCATTCTTGGCCTGGGTCGCGGGAGGCGGCAGGTCCAGCTTGGGCGGCACGACCAGCGGGGAGCGCTCGCGGTATTCGATGCCGGGCTTTTCCATGCTCTTGGCGCCGATGCCGGACATCAGATTGTCGATGATCTTCTCTTCGAAGGTCATCCCGTCATCATCATCGTCGTCGTCACCGGCACGGACCGGGCCTGCCGTCATGACGAGGCCGATGCCGAGCGCGACAGCGGACAATTTCAACGCCCGCCAGAACCCCGCCTTGGGGTCTCGAACCATCGAACCGCTGGTCTCGGAGCTGCGCATCACTGTACCTGTTCCATATTGTGGCAGATTGCTGCACTTTGCCGCTCTCACGCGGCCAATCCTCGCAAAAAGCAGGGTTCCACCTGCCGGTCCGTATCGGCCGGGATCAGGGCGCTTTTGCGGCGGGTACCCCCAGGAATGAATCATACAATAGCGCCGCCACCCCGACAACGATGGCCACGTCCGCGAGGTTAAACACGTACCAATTATAGGTATTTCCGCCGATCTCGATGTGGAACAGGGCGAAATCGACCACCGCGCCGTAGGCGAAGCGGTCGATGCCGTTGCCGATCGCGCCGCCGATGATCAGCCCGAGTGCGACGGTCGCCAATAGGGTGTGTGAGCGGGCCATCCAGATCGCCAGGGCGACCACGGCGACGACCTTGACCGCCATCAGCGCGATCTGCGCCGACTGGCTGTCGTTCTGGAGCCAGCCGAAGCTGATGCCGATGTTCAAGGCCAGCACCAGGTCGAAGAACGGCGTCACCTTCACCACGCCCTTACGGGCGAGGTCGAACCCGTTCAGCAGCCACAGCTTCGAAGCCTGGTCGGCCACGAGCGTGACGATGGCCGCAAGGATGCCGGCGCGGAGCGGGGTCATGGCCGTCCGATCAGACGCTCACGCCCAACGCCTTCCATTCGCGCAGCGCCTGGGCGTCGCGCGGGGTGACGTCGGGGTATTCAGGGTCTTCACCGACCATGGGCGAGATCTTCCAGGAGCGGGCGCATTTGGTGCCCACGGCCTTCTCGACGACGACCGCGACGCCGGGCACCACATCGAGACGGAACGCGCCCGCAGGCGCCTCGCCCTCGCGCACCTCGTAGTTCGAGGTGATGCAGATTTCGGCGAGGTCGGTGTCGAACAGCGTCATCAGCACGTTCCGGTCGGCGACATAGATCACCGGCGAGGCCTCGAGCGAGGAGCCGATGTTCTTGGCGGCGCGTTCGAGCTCGAGCGCGCCGGTGACGACGCGGCGGACGTCGCGGATCGTCTCCCATTTCGCGGCGAGCTTTTCGTCGAGGAATGCGTCCATTGCACCGGGGAACACCGTGAGATGGACTGACGGTTCGGCCTGCGGCCTGTACATCCGCCAGGCCTCCTCGGCGGTAAAGCTCAGAATCGGAGCGAGCCACTTCAGGACGGACTCGCACAACAGGTCGATCGTCGTCAGCGCCGCCCTGCGCGCCGGCGAGGACGGCGGATCGCAATACAGCGTGTCCTTGCGGATGTCGAAGTAGAACGCCGACAGCTCGCTGTTCAGGAACGCGGAGAGTGTGGCGACGACGGTCTTGTAGTCGAAGACGGTGTAAGCGGTGCGAATGACGGCGGCCCGCTTTGCAAGCTCGTGCAGCATCAGCCGTTCGAGTTCGGGCATCTCGGCATGAGCGACCTTCTCGCTCGCCTTGAAGTGATGCAGTGTTCCGAGCATCCAGCGGACCGTGTTGCGCAGCTTGCGATAGGTCTCGATGGTGTTCTTCAGGATCTCCGGTCCGATGCGCTGGTCGTCGGCATAGTCGGTGGCGCAGACCCAGAGGCGGAGGATGTCCGCGCCCGAATCCTTGATGACCTTCTGCGGCTCGACGGTGTTGCCGATCGACTTCGACATCTTGCGGCCGTTCTCGTCGAGCGTGAAGCCGTGGGTGAGCACGATGTCGTAGGGCGCCCGGCCGCGCGTGCCGGCGCTTTCCAGCAGCGAGGAATGAAACCAGCCGCGATGCTGGTCGCTGCCTTCCAGATACATCACGGTGTCGTTGCCGCCGTCGATCTTGCGGACGATGTTGCCGAGCTGCGGGAAGTTCTGGCGATCCTCGAGCACGAAGGCGTGTGTGGAGCCCGAATCGAACCAGACGTCGCAGATATCGTCGACCTTCCTCCAGTCCTCGCTCGCGCGGGACCCGAGGAAGCGTTCGCGGGCGCCGTCCATGTACCAGGCGTCGGCGCCTTCTTCCATGAAGGCTTCGGCGATGCGCTGGTTGACGATCTCGTCCTGCAGGATCTCGGCCGAGCCGTCACTCTTCTCGCGCACGAACACGGCGATCGGCACGCCCCAGGCGCGCTGGCGCGAGATCACCCAGTCCGGACGATTGGCGATCATGCCGTTGATGCGGTTCTCGCCCGACGGCGGCACCCATTGCGTGACCGAGATCGCGTGCAGCGCGCGGGCGCGCAGCGTGTCGCCCTTCTTCGCATGGCCGTCATCGCTGATGTCCTTGTCCATCGCGATGAACCATTGCGGCGTGTTGCGGAAGATCACCGGCTTCTTCGAGCGCCACGAATGCGGATATTGGTGCTTGAGGCGGCCGCGCGCGAGCAGCTTGCCGCCTTCGATCAGCGCCTTGATCACGGCCTCGTTGGCATCGCCCTTCTCGCCCTTGTCGTTGAGCACGCGCTTGCCGGTGAAGCCGGGGGCTTGCGTGGTAAAAGCGCCGTTCTCGTCGACGGTGTAGGGGATCGAGGTCGATATGCCTTCTTTTTCTAGCCTTCGCGCGTTTAGCATCCAAACGTCGAAGTCCTCCCGACCGTGGCTTGGTGCGGTGTGAACAAAGCCTGTACCTGCGTCATCGGTGACGTGATCACCCATAAGCAAAGGCACGGCGAAATCATATCCACCTTGCGACCTTAGCGGATGATCGCAAGTGACAATCACGCTGGCAGGGCCTGCATCAAACTCGACATCCCGAATTTTTGCGAAGTTTGTGACACGGGCTTGCTGAAAGACCTGAGCTGCTAATCTATTGGCAAGGACATAACGCTCGCCGGCCTTAGCCCAATTATCTGCAGGTGCTTCTACGACCTCGTAAAGACCATATTCGACGTGCTCTCCAAAGCTGACCGCTCGATTCCCCGGGATCGTCCAAGGTGTTGTCGTCCAGATCACTACAAAGCTGGATTTGAGATCATCCGCGATTTCGCGAAGTGGCTTTAAGTCCTTTTCTGTCGCCTGTTCGTCGATGCCCTCAACCTCTGCCTTTCGGATCGGGAATTTCACCCAAATTGCATCTGAGGTGTAGTCCTCGTACTCGACCTCGGCTTCCGCTAGCGCGGTCTTCTCGACCACGCTCCACATCACCGGCTTGGAGCCGCGATAGAGTGTACCGTTGGCCGCGAACTTCATCAGCTCGCGGGCGATCTGCGCTTCGGCCGGATAGCTCATCGTCTGATAGGGATGATCCCAGTCGCCGATGATGCCGAGCCGCTTGAACTCCTCGCGCTGCACATTGATCCAGTGCGTCGCATAAGCGCGGCATTCCTTGCGGAACGCCACCATCGCGGCGGAGTCGCGGAAATCGGGCTTCTGCTTGCCCTTCTTGCGGTAGTTCTCCTCCTCGATCTTCCATTCGATCGGCAGGCCGTGGCAGTCCCAGCCGGGCACGTAATTGGAGTCGAAGCCGAGCATCTGCTGGCTCTTGGTCACGACGTCCTTGAGGATCTTGTTCAGCGCGTGCCCGATATGGATGTTGCCGTTGGCGTAGGGCGGGCCGTCATGCAGCACGAATTTGGCGCGGCCCTGGGCTTCCCGGCGCAGCTTGTCGTAGAGGCCGATGTCGTTCCAATACTTCAGCAGTTCCGGCTCGCGCTGCGGCAGGCCGGCGCGCATCGGGAAATCCGTCTGCGGCAAATAAAGGGTCTTGGAATAGTCTTTGACTTCAGACTTTTGGGACTTTTGCGGCTTTTCGGACATGGGGCTGACTGGCTCGGAAGGGCGCGGAAACGGATAGCGACTGGAATCGCGGGGTGAAACGACAAAATCCCGGTCTTGCGCCGAGCCTTCAGGCTCAGGCGGAAGCCGGGCCGCTAATCCCTATGATGCACCGCGCAAACATGGGCTCTCCATAGCAGGGGGGCAAGGGAAGCGCAAAAGGTAGAAGCGCAAAAGGTTCGGCGGGCCGGATTTGGGCCTCAATCGATCACGCCGAGCCGCGGAAACGCGTCCGGGGCGGCGGCCAGCATGGCGCGGGCGCGGGCGGAATCGTCGTCCATCTGGCGGATCAGGGCCTCCAGGCTGTCGAATTTCAGCTCCTCGCGGATGAAGCCGACGAAGGCGCAGTCGAGCGCTTGTCCGTAGAGGTCGCCCTTGAAGTCGAACAGGAAGATTTCCAGCAGCGGCGCGCCATTATCAAAGGTCGGACGGCGGCCGAAACTCGCCACACCGTCCAGCCGCTCGGCGCCGCGGCCGACCCGCACCGCATAGATGCCGTGCTTGAGGCCGCAATTGGCATCGAGGCGGATGTTGGCGGTGGGATAGCCGAGGTCGCGGCCACGCTTCTCGCCGTGGATCACCTCGCCGGTGATGAACCAGGGCGCGCCCAGCATGGTGGTGGCCTCGTCGATGAGGCCCTCGGCGAGCGCGATCCGGATGGCGCTGGAGGAGACCGGCCGCTCGTCGATGTCGACATGGGCCTGCACGTCGACCTCGATGCCGAGCCGGGGCGCCTCGTTGATCAGGAGGCTCGGCGAGCCGACGCGACCCTTGCCAAAATGGAAGTCATAGCCGACCGCGATGCCGCTGACGCCGAGGCGCCCGATCAGGTCATGGTGAATGAAGTCTTGCGCGCTGGTCCCGGCCCTGGCCTTGTCGAAGGTCATGACCACGGCGCCGGCGAGTCCGGTGCCGGCCAAAAGCCGCAGCTTGGCCCGCTCGTCCGTCAGGCGGAATTGCGGGGTGTTCGGGCTGAAAAACCGGCGCGGATGCGGCTCGAAGGTCAATGCCAGCGCAGGGCGGCCATGCGCCCGGCCCATTTCCAGGGCGGCTGCGATCACCGCGCGATGGCCGAGGTGAACGCCATCGAAATTGCCCATGGCGACCACGGCGCCCCTCAAAATCGCGGAATCCGGCGTTGTGTCGCGGATAACGGTAAAATGCGGGACCATCAGGGGAATTCTCGAAGCGGCAGGACCTGCGGACCGTGGCTTGACCGGCCGGACGAAGTCAAGCGGCAGGGGGAGCGGCCGCATTGAACGTGATTTCAGTCCTTCGGAGGCGTCCCCAGTTAACGCGCTGTTTAAAGCCTTGGTGCTAGTCCTTGAAATGTGGAACAGCGGGGCTCCGGCCCCGGTGGGTCCGATCGTAATATTTCCTGGGTTTGCGTTGGGGGAGTCGAGATGGCGGTTGATTTGTCGATGTCGGTTCTGGTGGTTGATGACTACAGCACCATGATCCGTATCATCAGGAATCTCCTGAAGCAGCTTGGCTTCGAGAACATCGATGATGCAAGCGACGGTTCGGCGGCGCTGAACAAGATGCGTGGCAAGAAGTACGGGCTCGTGATTTCCGATTGGAACATGGAGCCGATGACGGGTTACGACCTGCTGCGCGAGGTGC
Protein-coding regions in this window:
- a CDS encoding M16 family metallopeptidase; protein product: MMSSYRSAACLLAALLSTSVLSTGAALAQTTVTSAPPASFTLANGMQVVVIPDHRTPVVTEMIWYKVGSADETPGKSGLAHFLEHLMFKGTSKHPVGEFSQTVLRVGGNENASTSVDYTNYYQRVPKEQLPTMMEFEADRMTGLILKDENVLPERDVVLEEYNMRVANNPDARLNEQIMAALYLNHPYGRPVIGWHQEIEKLDREDALAFYRRFYAPNNAILVIAGDVEAADIRPLVERNFGAIPAQPAIPARRVRPQEPEPAAPRTVTLADPLVEQPSLRRYYLAPSATTAAAGESAALDVLAQLMGSGSNSYLYRALVVDKPLAVSASASYSSISLDPTQFSISASPKPGVSFADVEQVVDGVIADIAQNPIRAEDLERVKTQLIAEAIYAQDNQAVLARWYGGALTTGLSIEDIRSWPDRIRAVTAEQVRTVAQKWLEKKRSVTGYLIKDTGAAKREEKRS
- the lspA gene encoding signal peptidase II; protein product: MTPLRAGILAAIVTLVADQASKLWLLNGFDLARKGVVKVTPFFDLVLALNIGISFGWLQNDSQSAQIALMAVKVVAVVALAIWMARSHTLLATVALGLIIGGAIGNGIDRFAYGAVVDFALFHIEIGGNTYNWYVFNLADVAIVVGVAALLYDSFLGVPAAKAP
- the ileS gene encoding isoleucine--tRNA ligase, which encodes MSEKPQKSQKSEVKDYSKTLYLPQTDFPMRAGLPQREPELLKYWNDIGLYDKLRREAQGRAKFVLHDGPPYANGNIHIGHALNKILKDVVTKSQQMLGFDSNYVPGWDCHGLPIEWKIEEENYRKKGKQKPDFRDSAAMVAFRKECRAYATHWINVQREEFKRLGIIGDWDHPYQTMSYPAEAQIARELMKFAANGTLYRGSKPVMWSVVEKTALAEAEVEYEDYTSDAIWVKFPIRKAEVEGIDEQATEKDLKPLREIADDLKSSFVVIWTTTPWTIPGNRAVSFGEHVEYGLYEVVEAPADNWAKAGERYVLANRLAAQVFQQARVTNFAKIRDVEFDAGPASVIVTCDHPLRSQGGYDFAVPLLMGDHVTDDAGTGFVHTAPSHGREDFDVWMLNARRLEKEGISTSIPYTVDENGAFTTQAPGFTGKRVLNDKGEKGDANEAVIKALIEGGKLLARGRLKHQYPHSWRSKKPVIFRNTPQWFIAMDKDISDDGHAKKGDTLRARALHAISVTQWVPPSGENRINGMIANRPDWVISRQRAWGVPIAVFVREKSDGSAEILQDEIVNQRIAEAFMEEGADAWYMDGARERFLGSRASEDWRKVDDICDVWFDSGSTHAFVLEDRQNFPQLGNIVRKIDGGNDTVMYLEGSDQHRGWFHSSLLESAGTRGRAPYDIVLTHGFTLDENGRKMSKSIGNTVEPQKVIKDSGADILRLWVCATDYADDQRIGPEILKNTIETYRKLRNTVRWMLGTLHHFKASEKVAHAEMPELERLMLHELAKRAAVIRTAYTVFDYKTVVATLSAFLNSELSAFYFDIRKDTLYCDPPSSPARRAALTTIDLLCESVLKWLAPILSFTAEEAWRMYRPQAEPSVHLTVFPGAMDAFLDEKLAAKWETIRDVRRVVTGALELERAAKNIGSSLEASPVIYVADRNVLMTLFDTDLAEICITSNYEVREGEAPAGAFRLDVVPGVAVVVEKAVGTKCARSWKISPMVGEDPEYPDVTPRDAQALREWKALGVSV
- a CDS encoding bifunctional riboflavin kinase/FAD synthetase, translating into MVPHFTVIRDTTPDSAILRGAVVAMGNFDGVHLGHRAVIAAALEMGRAHGRPALALTFEPHPRRFFSPNTPQFRLTDERAKLRLLAGTGLAGAVVMTFDKARAGTSAQDFIHHDLIGRLGVSGIAVGYDFHFGKGRVGSPSLLINEAPRLGIEVDVQAHVDIDERPVSSSAIRIALAEGLIDEATTMLGAPWFITGEVIHGEKRGRDLGYPTANIRLDANCGLKHGIYAVRVGRGAERLDGVASFGRRPTFDNGAPLLEIFLFDFKGDLYGQALDCAFVGFIREELKFDSLEALIRQMDDDSARARAMLAAAPDAFPRLGVID
- a CDS encoding response regulator, coding for MAVDLSMSVLVVDDYSTMIRIIRNLLKQLGFENIDDASDGSAALNKMRGKKYGLVISDWNMEPMTGYDLLREVRADPNLATTPFIMITAESKTENVIAAKKAGVNNYIVKPFNAATLKTKIEAVFPDMASA